One window of the Oikeobacillus pervagus genome contains the following:
- the ftsH gene encoding ATP-dependent zinc metalloprotease FtsH, with protein sequence MNRIFRYTIFYLLVFLVIIGVVSYFNNNNEPTDNLTYNQFVTHLEKDEVKTFSMQPERGVYEVRGQLKGAEEGKYFRTYVMNSDPLLARIDEAAKTSKVEVLPAKETSGWVSFFTTIIPFLIIFILFFFLLNQAQGGGSRVMNFGKSKARLYNDEKKKVRFKDVAGADEEKQELVEVVEFLKDPRKFSELGARIPKGVLLVGPPGTGKTLLARAVAGEAGVPFFSISGSDFVEMFVGVGASRVRDLFENAKKNAPCIIFIDEIDAVGRQRGAGLGGGHDEREQTLNQLLVEMDGFSSNEGIIIVAATNRPDILDPALLRPGRFDRQITVDRPDVNGREAVLRVHARNKPLDGSVDLKAIAMRTPGFSGADLENLLNEAALVAARQNKKSIDMRDIDEATDRVIAGPAKKSRVISEKERKIVAFHEAGHTIIGIVLDEAEMVHKVTIVPRGQAGGYAVMLPKEDRYFMTKPELLDKITGLLGGRVAEEIIFGEVSTGAHNDFQRATGIARRMVTEFGMSDKLGPLQFGQSQGGQVFLGRDLNNEQNYSDAIAYEIDLEIQRFIKDCYERAKDILTKHRDKLELVATTLLDVETLDAQQIKHLIDHGKLPERKYATDEKAPTSKTESVDNLRVNFQKKEEHLTPTDESTPNEVNQQNKDEDLNK encoded by the coding sequence ATGAATCGGATTTTTCGCTACACCATATTTTACTTGCTAGTTTTTCTAGTTATCATTGGTGTTGTTAGTTATTTCAATAATAACAACGAACCAACGGATAATCTTACTTATAATCAGTTTGTTACCCATTTAGAGAAAGATGAAGTAAAAACGTTTTCCATGCAGCCAGAAAGAGGAGTATATGAAGTTAGGGGCCAATTAAAAGGAGCGGAAGAGGGGAAATACTTTCGGACTTATGTAATGAATAGTGATCCCCTATTAGCTCGAATTGATGAGGCTGCTAAAACTTCAAAAGTTGAGGTACTTCCTGCAAAAGAAACAAGTGGTTGGGTTTCTTTCTTTACAACCATTATCCCGTTTCTCATTATTTTCATCCTTTTCTTCTTCTTGTTGAATCAGGCACAAGGTGGCGGTAGCCGTGTCATGAATTTCGGCAAAAGTAAAGCGAGACTTTACAATGATGAAAAGAAAAAGGTTCGCTTTAAAGATGTTGCAGGGGCTGATGAAGAGAAACAGGAATTAGTTGAAGTCGTTGAATTTTTAAAGGATCCGCGAAAATTCTCTGAACTTGGTGCACGGATTCCAAAAGGGGTTTTATTAGTTGGGCCTCCAGGTACAGGGAAAACTTTACTTGCACGAGCTGTTGCAGGCGAAGCGGGTGTTCCATTCTTCTCCATTAGTGGTTCTGACTTCGTTGAAATGTTTGTCGGTGTCGGTGCATCACGTGTTCGTGATCTATTTGAGAACGCGAAGAAAAATGCCCCATGTATTATTTTTATTGACGAAATTGATGCGGTAGGTCGTCAACGTGGAGCAGGCCTAGGTGGAGGACATGATGAACGTGAACAAACATTGAACCAATTGCTAGTCGAAATGGATGGTTTTAGTTCGAATGAAGGGATTATTATTGTGGCTGCGACGAACCGTCCTGATATCTTGGATCCTGCTTTATTACGTCCTGGTCGTTTTGACCGTCAAATCACAGTGGATCGTCCTGATGTGAATGGTCGTGAAGCGGTGTTAAGAGTTCACGCTCGTAATAAACCGTTAGATGGATCTGTTGATTTGAAAGCTATTGCCATGAGGACTCCAGGCTTCTCAGGAGCTGATTTAGAAAACTTACTCAATGAGGCAGCTTTAGTAGCAGCTCGTCAAAATAAAAAATCGATTGATATGCGTGATATCGATGAAGCAACTGACAGGGTCATTGCAGGTCCTGCTAAGAAAAGCCGCGTCATCTCAGAAAAGGAAAGAAAAATTGTTGCTTTTCATGAAGCGGGACATACTATTATCGGGATCGTACTTGATGAGGCCGAAATGGTGCATAAGGTTACGATCGTCCCTCGTGGTCAAGCAGGCGGATATGCTGTTATGCTTCCGAAAGAAGATCGTTATTTCATGACCAAACCAGAATTGCTTGATAAGATTACCGGTTTATTAGGTGGTCGTGTGGCAGAGGAGATTATCTTCGGAGAAGTTTCCACTGGAGCACATAATGACTTCCAAAGAGCAACTGGAATTGCGCGTAGAATGGTGACAGAATTTGGAATGAGTGATAAATTAGGTCCACTTCAATTCGGTCAATCACAAGGTGGTCAAGTGTTCCTTGGTCGTGATTTAAATAATGAACAGAACTATTCTGATGCGATTGCATACGAAATTGATCTTGAAATCCAACGATTCATTAAAGATTGCTACGAACGTGCGAAAGATATTTTAACAAAACATCGTGATAAGCTTGAGCTTGTAGCAACTACTTTATTAGATGTTGAAACTCTAGATGCACAACAAATTAAGCACTTAATTGACCATGGCAAATTACCGGAACGTAAATACGCTACAGATGAAAAGGCGCCAACGTCAAAAACTGAATCAGTTGACAACCTTCGAGTAAATTTTCAAAAGAAAGAAGAACATTTAACACCAACTGATGAATCAACACCAAATGAAGTGAATCAACAAAACAAAGACGAAGATCTTAATAAATAA
- a CDS encoding type III pantothenate kinase: MIFVLDVGNTNTVLGVYDGEKLKFHWRIETSRHKTEDEFGMLIKDLFQHVDLSLSEINGIIISSVVPPIMFSLERMCHKYFHVKPLIVGPGMKTGLNIKYENPREVGADRIVNAVAGIHDYGSPLIIVDFGTATTYCFINEHGQYMGGAIAPGINISTEALYSKAAKLPRIEIARPDHIIGKNTVAAMQAGILYGYVGQVDGIVKRMKAYSKIEPTVIATGGLAPLISEETIHIDVVDPFLTLKGLKLIYERNKE, translated from the coding sequence TTGATCTTTGTGTTAGATGTAGGGAATACGAATACTGTTTTAGGGGTATATGACGGTGAAAAATTGAAATTCCATTGGCGAATTGAGACGAGTAGACATAAGACAGAAGATGAGTTTGGCATGTTAATTAAAGACCTTTTTCAACATGTTGATCTTTCTTTAAGTGAAATTAACGGTATCATTATATCTTCAGTCGTTCCACCCATTATGTTTTCACTAGAGAGAATGTGTCATAAGTACTTTCATGTTAAACCGTTAATTGTTGGGCCAGGGATGAAAACGGGGTTAAATATAAAATACGAAAACCCGCGTGAAGTGGGGGCGGATCGAATTGTAAATGCGGTTGCAGGCATTCATGACTATGGTAGTCCGCTCATTATTGTTGATTTTGGTACAGCAACTACATATTGTTTTATTAATGAACATGGTCAATATATGGGGGGAGCTATTGCCCCGGGAATAAATATATCAACTGAAGCACTATATTCGAAAGCGGCCAAATTGCCTCGTATTGAAATTGCCCGTCCTGACCATATTATAGGGAAAAATACTGTTGCAGCGATGCAAGCAGGGATATTATATGGGTATGTAGGACAAGTTGATGGAATCGTAAAGCGTATGAAAGCATACAGTAAAATAGAACCAACCGTGATTGCGACGGGAGGACTAGCCCCGTTAATTTCCGAGGAAACCATTCATATCGATGTCGTAGATCCGTTTTTAACACTAAAGGGGTTAAAACTAATATACGAGCGCAACAAGGAGTAG